In one Heptranchias perlo isolate sHepPer1 chromosome 25, sHepPer1.hap1, whole genome shotgun sequence genomic region, the following are encoded:
- the arl6ip4 gene encoding ADP-ribosylation factor-like protein 6-interacting protein 4 isoform X2, giving the protein MDQSRSRENLRSRSERRSRSKDKKKEEKRKRKSSSSSRSASRKRTHSSDPVQSKSEGNSPKNKVKRKRNSSSSSSSSSSSSSSSGDERKYKKRSHSSKKKKDKDRKGKKKTKKAKKKLKKMKKKMKIKSEAPVDVRIPSGGVAGPSEELSECPEDTGIDEQKARIQAMRPMTREEWDARQSIIRRVVDPETGRTRIIKGDGEVLEEIVSQERHKEINKHATVGDGFTFQVRMGLNQR; this is encoded by the exons ATGGATCAGAGTCGTTCGAGAGAGAatttgaggagcaggagtgaacgAAGGTCGAGAagtaaagacaaaaaaaaagaggaaaagagaaaaaggaagagcagcagcagcagcagatcaGCTTCACGCAAACGTACCCACAGCTCCGATCCTGTTCAGAGCAAGTCTGAGGGAAACTCGCCAAAGAATAAAGTCAAAAGGAAACGTAATTCGtcatcttcatcttcatcctccagctcctcctcttcctcatcagggGATGAAAGGAAGTATAAAAAAAGGAGTCACAgttcaaagaaaaagaaagacaaggacagaaagggaaagaaaaaaactAAAAAGGCGAAAAAGAAACTCAAGAAAATGAAGAAGAAAATgaagataaagagcgaggctccCGTGGATGTGAGGATTCCAAGTGGGGGAGTAGCTGGACCTTCGGAGGAGCTGAGCGAGTGCCCAGAGGACACGGGAATAG ACGAACAGAAAGCTCGAATTCAGGCCATGCGACCAATGACGAGAGAGGAGTGGGACGCCAGGCAGAGCATCATTCGAAGAGTAGTGGATCCGGAGACTGGCAGAACAAG GATTATTAAAGGTGACGGTGAAGTTCTGGAAGAAATCGTTAGCCAAGAGAGACACAAAGAAATAAATAAG CACGCGACTGTGGGCGACGGATTCACTTTCCAGGTGAGAATGGGCCTCAATCAAAGGTGA
- the arl6ip4 gene encoding ADP-ribosylation factor-like protein 6-interacting protein 4 isoform X1, producing the protein MDQSRSRENLRSRSERRSRSKDKKKEEKRKRKSSSSSRSASRKRTHSSDPVQSKSEGNSPKNKVKRKRNSSSSSSSSSSSSSSSGDERKYKKRSHSSKKKKDKDRKGKKKTKKAKKKLKKMKKKMKIKSEAPVDVRIPSGGVAGPSEELSECPEDTGIVITDEQKARIQAMRPMTREEWDARQSIIRRVVDPETGRTRIIKGDGEVLEEIVSQERHKEINKHATVGDGFTFQVRMGLNQR; encoded by the exons ATGGATCAGAGTCGTTCGAGAGAGAatttgaggagcaggagtgaacgAAGGTCGAGAagtaaagacaaaaaaaaagaggaaaagagaaaaaggaagagcagcagcagcagcagatcaGCTTCACGCAAACGTACCCACAGCTCCGATCCTGTTCAGAGCAAGTCTGAGGGAAACTCGCCAAAGAATAAAGTCAAAAGGAAACGTAATTCGtcatcttcatcttcatcctccagctcctcctcttcctcatcagggGATGAAAGGAAGTATAAAAAAAGGAGTCACAgttcaaagaaaaagaaagacaaggacagaaagggaaagaaaaaaactAAAAAGGCGAAAAAGAAACTCAAGAAAATGAAGAAGAAAATgaagataaagagcgaggctccCGTGGATGTGAGGATTCCAAGTGGGGGAGTAGCTGGACCTTCGGAGGAGCTGAGCGAGTGCCCAGAGGACACGGGAATAG TCATTACAGACGAACAGAAAGCTCGAATTCAGGCCATGCGACCAATGACGAGAGAGGAGTGGGACGCCAGGCAGAGCATCATTCGAAGAGTAGTGGATCCGGAGACTGGCAGAACAAG GATTATTAAAGGTGACGGTGAAGTTCTGGAAGAAATCGTTAGCCAAGAGAGACACAAAGAAATAAATAAG CACGCGACTGTGGGCGACGGATTCACTTTCCAGGTGAGAATGGGCCTCAATCAAAGGTGA